A region from the bacterium genome encodes:
- a CDS encoding acyl carrier protein: MEIEGAIRKFIEDDLLEDSMTELSNNDSLLEKGIIDSFNMVKLLTFIESTFSVKIDDEELMPENFDSISAIANFVKNKR; this comes from the coding sequence ATGGAGATTGAAGGAGCAATTAGAAAATTTATCGAGGATGACCTTTTAGAAGACTCGATGACTGAACTAAGTAATAATGATTCATTATTAGAAAAAGGCATCATCGATTCATTTAATATGGTTAAACTACTTACATTTATTGAATCTACATTTTCAGTTAAAATTGACGATGAAGAACTTATGCCAGAAAACTTTGACTCAATATCAGCCATTGCAAATTTTGTTAAAAATAAGAGGTAA